The Myxosarcina sp. GI1 nucleotide sequence TTTAGAACCTTCTGGAATGCGATAAAACATCGATTCGCCAATAAACGCACCGCCAATGGCAATTCCCAAGATTCCTCCTGCAAGTTCGTCTCCCTGCCAAGTTTCAAAGCTGTGCGCCCAACCTGCTTGATGCAAAACTAGATAAATTTGGCTCAACTTTTCAGAAATCCAGGTAATATCGCGATTGGCACAGCCCTGACAAACGGCAGCAAAATCTCTGTCGATCGCAATATCAAAACGCTGTTGATTGATAGCCCTTCTTAAAGATTTGGGATAGCGAAAGCGCTCGTCTAGAGGAATTAAGGTACGCTGGCGACTAGAATACCAATCCAATTCACCATCATCATCTGCCATCAAAAAATAACCTTGTTTATAGCCTTCAATAATTGAGGAAACATCAATTTCCATATTTTTATTTATTCTAAAAGTTCCCAAAAACAAATAGACGATTACTATTCCGTCATTTATCGTAGACCATAGATACTAAAAAAGTTATTATCTATAGCTAGATGTTACTTGCGATTTTCTTATGTAACTTTAATATGAGTGTGTATCGGTAAGTTTAAAATAAGATGAATGAATCCGACGAGCGAGATTTACCTCATAGCGATAA carries:
- the aat gene encoding leucyl/phenylalanyl-tRNA--protein transferase, giving the protein MEIDVSSIIEGYKQGYFLMADDDGELDWYSSRQRTLIPLDERFRYPKSLRRAINQQRFDIAIDRDFAAVCQGCANRDITWISEKLSQIYLVLHQAGWAHSFETWQGDELAGGILGIAIGGAFIGESMFYRIPEGSKVAMVKLVEHLRQKKFMLFDAQLQNSHLERFGSYIVSPRKYRALLNKAISSSCTFI